The window acactttagtcagcacgaatcACTCATCATTCCTCAATACAtacaaggttattgcataccttgactgtcctctagctgcttcttaatgcggccgagctcttcctcagcCTGcttcagactctgcttcagtccggagacttccgcggTATGAGAGGACGCagctagcagcgacgcctgcttgttCACATAGACATTTTAGATTAGACTCCTactaaaattatttgatcctctatttggcttttctttccgaacaccagacagagcatcaggggctactatatatactgtgacattcttttcatacaattacattacttacctcaaagcctgttagaaggctagtgcatgcTTCGGTCAATCTGCTTTTCGCGGATtggatcctctcaaccaccgtacccataagggtacagtGTACTTCTACAATGGAAGTGccttgcagcgcttccagcaaactattcggtgcctctggatggacagaggccaccggtgGAATAGGTGCACCACCTCCTCTTGAAAGGGGAGGCTGGCCTGGTTCCGGAGCCGCATGTGTCTTCGAAACTATATTCGGCTAAGGACCAATTTGAATATGGCCCCCACCGTCATTTTTCATGGGGGctcgctcccccatgtgtccgaccGCGAGGCTTCACCCTCCGGCGCCTCCCTGACGACCTTCGGATTCTCTCCCGGGCCAGGGATCCTTCGGGGCGATGTCTCGGCGCCATCCAGGTCTCGGGGAGAGGTGGACGAtggaagggtcccgctgtccattGCTGCCGGATCCAGCGAAACCTTTGAGGATAAGGACTGCTCGACATTGGACCGAGCCAGACTGCAAATGCATAAATCAGCacattaaaacaataaaataaatgaGGCCGGATACATAAACGTTTCCGGATAATCCCGATTTgtccaggggcttctccctgggttcCTACTCCCAGCTACTGTCGGTGACCACTgcggagctgtccggaagggaagctttccccttcttggacgcctcggcctcgaGATGCGAGGGGGCcaccctcttctttctcccccctgtAGGGGAGGGGGGAGtggatctcttcttcttcctcctcctcctcgtcgtcttcggcggaGAAGTGAGCCTCGACGTCTTCGGACGttacgtccgaagtgcccttgcggcggagaccacctctgatccccttggccttcttcttggcctactTCTCCGGCACTTCATAAGGCGATGGAAACAacatctttgtcagaagtgggGTTTCTGGGCCTTCGGGCAGCGGAGACGGACATTTAATCCGCTTCGCTATCTCTGCCCAGTCATGAGAAAAATTGATAACGAAGCTTAGATGCTTTCTTTGAATATGCGggtaaagggtacaccttgaaaatGTGAAAGAACATACCGGATTAGCAGGGTGAGTCAAGTCATGTCCACGGTCCTCGTCCATGGGCGGTggcgtctcgccggccttgaagagcaccttccagatgtcttcgtgtgttgtgccgaagagctccaacagcgtctggtgcttggccggatcaaactcccatagatagcaagtccggcgttggcacggaaggatccggcgaacgagcataacctgaATCACATTGACGAGCTTTATTCTCTTGTTAATCATGCTCTGGACGCGCATCTGgagcgctgtcagctcgtccgaggagccccaggccaggcccttctcttgccaggaagtgagccgcatcgggactccggatcAGAATGTGGGGACCGCCGCCCATTTGGTgccacgcagctcggtgatgtagaaccaccccgactgccaccctttgacggtctccacaaaggagccttcgggccaggtgacattgggcatcttgcccaccatggcgcctccgcactctgcttgttgaccgctcaccaccttcggcttcacattaaaggtcttcagccataggccgaagtgaggtgagatgcggaggaaggcctcgcatacgacaataaatgctgagatgttgaggatagagttgggggccagatcatggaagtctaacccataatagaacatcagtccgcagacgaacgggtggaggggaatcCCAGCACGCGGACGAAGTGTGAGACAaacactaccctctcctggggctctggggtggggacgatctgtcccttggccggaagtcgatgggcgatttccttggctaggtacccggcctcccggagcttcttgatgtccttctccttgatggaggaggccatccacttgcctcctgctctggatccagACACGATGGGAGTGCTTTTTTGGGCGAGGAAGGCGagagcttgggcactggagctcaagaACGGatgggctgaggaaggagaaggcgtgggtgaaaggatgaatccttgtccctttataaaggcactaaaagtgatgcgcctccccactcgccttaaaattcgcctattccccaagcaccgtgcagatgacacggttgggttacccatgctcgtattgatgagaatcccgcaataaggagacacgatctctgctttgacaagacgtgtcagtagaaaccgcatctcgaaacatgGAACAACAgatgaaaacggttcgaaataatgaccgggtagATGTGATGTCACATTACCaaaaaagttgtcagcatattagactcgtgaaatattatactctctgtggCTGTGTGTGATGCTTATGTTACAGGTCCGGATATATTCTACGCGTCCGAAGACTGTTTTGGAGAaaagaactcgccttgcaatgccgaagacaatctgcgtgccggactcatcgtcattgaatcctggttcaggggctactgagggagtcccggactaaggggtcctcgggcgtccggcctgttagccatgggccggactgatgggctgtgaagatacaaagaccaaagactccacccgtgtccggatgggactctccttggcgtggaaggcaagcttgacgactgaatatgaagattcctttctctgtaaccgaccctatgtaaccctagatcccttcggtgtctatataaaccggagggcttagtccggatcGAGAGACACTCataaccatagtcatacaggctaggcctctagggtttagccattacaatctcgcgatagatcaactcttgtaatactcatattcatcaagatcaatcaagcaggaaatagggtattacctccatagagagagcccgaacctgggtaaaacattctgtccaccgtctcctgttaccatcgatcctagacgcacagttcgggaccccctacccgagatccgccgtttttaacACCGACAATGGTGGCTATGGACTTTGATAGGTGTTCAAATTCTAAAAAAGGACCTCCAACGGCTTATGAAAAACATATGTGTAGGTCCACCATTTAGTGATTCATTGGAGCTTAAGAAAATGGTAGTAGACGCTGCCAAATGACAACATATTCGAGTGGTAGGGTAATAGCTAGATATGCTTGCTTGGCATGCCACCTGCATTTCcacttgcatcaaatttttgtgtcaCATATGCACACAGTTAATGCactatataaaatgactatattcTTACAACTGTGGAACCCACTAAGTAAGATGCCGGAGTCCTCAACACTTGCGGCGATGTGTAACAAGCTTCGTCATCATGCAAAGGCTCTCAGGGAGGAGATCAATCATCATGGAGAATGATCGATTTAAGTGGCAAGCTATGTCGTATGTTTGTCGTGTGTGTCAGCTATTGAGCCTTTGGCCTGAATGGGTCTGTATCAAACCTTATTCATGTCTTCATTGTTCCGATGAACCCGTGTTTTAAACGCTAAAAAGGGTTCAGTTCACTAAAGCCGGACAAGCGCCTATTTTCTAAAAACATATACACACGCGTGAGCCTACTCGATATATAAAATCGATGTAGGATTGTGTACATCAATCAATGGATTGACAAACCAACGCAGTGCAATTCCAATGTTTTTTGGATTTATGTCGTACCTAAGATCACTTTTTTGTCTGGGTTGTTGACTCAATGGTAGAGTGCCCAGCTATTAAGTACGACAATTTATATCTTTGGTTTGTTTTTTGCTTTTGCCAATTCGATCTAGTCGTGTGCTTTGCTTATGTGCTTGCCTTTGCGTACCTGTGGAAATTCTGACTATATCCATATGTGTGTTTTCACCAAGTTGTCTTGGGCtactgttatttatttattttttaaatagGGCTACTGTTCATTTTGGCACATACAGCATGTAGAAAATCAAGTATGAACGCATATGAACCATGGACCTGCGCTCTTGTAATACTTTAATCTTAGAATATGATGTCAATATGAAGAAGCCATTTACCGCCGTTCAACAGCTCAATTATGAGATCTTAAGAGCATTTTGGTTGGAGAAACCGACGTCGCAAATAAGCAACTGATCGGTTTATCCATGTCACCTTTTGACAATTTCAGCTAACTGTGTTTTTTGCTTTCACGTTTTATGATGTGTGAAATATATTACAAGCAGAGCAAATCCCATTCTTTTCCACAATAAATTGACTCGCATAGATATCTTTGTGCTGAATCATGCTGATCTGATTTGTTGTCAAAAAGTAACATAGCGCATGGATCTTTCATCGATCACAGTATCCAACAGATAACAGATTGCCCACCAACTCTTCCCTCTTTTGCTCTTCTCCACGGCTAACTTCCCCAATTCGCAGTATACTGCATATAAACTACAGCCAAAAGACACAACTAAAGAAAAGGAAAATTGGATCCATATGGACGTCCGCATCCATCTTAGTTTATCCACCGCCAAATATTTTTATGTCTACTGTTACAAAAGTTACAATGCATTAGTCTCCCGGTGATGTGCGATCCACTAAGCACTTTATAtatagaaaaaaaaagaggaagaaaaagGTACGTGGCGCCTGCTTGCTCTCATAGTAAAACGAGCAATAAGCCAAGCGAATCAACGAGCGGACTTTATGTGCGAAAATGACCGTACGCAGCTAGCTAACATAATATCGAATCTGACGTAACTGGCGAGTACTATCTAGGTAGCGGCTATAATATCGCAGGCCAGCGCCCAGTGATACCACTATTATGGCACACGCATATATACCAGATAGAGGACGATGCCCCGCAACGGCCGGGGGTCCATGTATCCACTGCCGTACTCCGGATTAACTAGGTTTAGTAACTGGTATAGCACTGGAGCACGTACCAACCAGCTCACCGGTCATCATGTCTTAAGCCAATGCAATATACTCACTAGGGATCGTGGTAGCTCCACAGGCTCTCCCCCGCCCCCGGCGGGTCCGGCCACTCGTCGGAGGCGGTGGGGCTCAGCCTTGGCGGGCTCATCATCATGCCCGCCGCCATGTTGCGCAGCATCTGCGGCATCTCGAAGATCGCCTCCTCGTCCATGAAGTCCTCATTGCCCAGCTGATGGTGCGGCGTGCGGTCATCGGCGGCTTCTTCGCTTGTTATTGTGCCGTGATGTCTCTGCTGCTCCTCTGTCGCGGCAGTCGAAGCAGTGCCATCAGCCGCCTCGCCGCCGTGCGGCCTGTAAAGCTGGGCGGccgccgcggctgcggctgcggccgCGCGTATGTCCTCGGGGGAGGCAGACGCGGGGACCGGGCGCGAGGCGGTGGCGCCAGGGAAATTGAGCACGGCGTCGGAGCCGCGCAGCGCGCGGGCGGCCACGTCATAGGCCGCGGCAGCCATCTCGGCCGTCGGGTAAGTTCCGAGCCATATGCGGCGCGCCTTGCGCGGCTCGCGGATCTCCGAGACCCACTTGCCGTTTCTGCACCGGATGCCGCGGTAGAAGGGGTGCTTCCCAGTGGACCGCGGCGACGGCTccccggagctcgtcgccgccaacGCCGTCGTTATCCCCACCGTATCGCCTAGGTGAACCGG is drawn from Triticum dicoccoides isolate Atlit2015 ecotype Zavitan chromosome 6B, WEW_v2.0, whole genome shotgun sequence and contains these coding sequences:
- the LOC119321718 gene encoding ethylene-responsive transcription factor ERF027-like produces the protein MAEHPSATSSSAAPPPQVQVQAAAEPATELSPGAPASPHSPPVHLGDTVGITTALAATSSGEPSPRSTGKHPFYRGIRCRNGKWVSEIREPRKARRIWLGTYPTAEMAAAAYDVAARALRGSDAVLNFPGATASRPVPASASPEDIRAAAAAAAAAAQLYRPHGGEAADGTASTAATEEQQRHHGTITSEEAADDRTPHHQLGNEDFMDEEAIFEMPQMLRNMAAGMMMSPPRLSPTASDEWPDPPGAGESLWSYHDP